In the genome of Vidua macroura isolate BioBank_ID:100142 chromosome 19, ASM2450914v1, whole genome shotgun sequence, one region contains:
- the SEPTIN9 gene encoding septin-9 isoform X5, translating to MTDAPRDAGPKQAAPARPDKPAADFGYVGIDAILEQLRRKAMKQGFEFNIMVVGQSGLGKSTLINTLFKSKISRKSVQPAAEERIPKTIEIKSITHEIEEKGVRMKLTVIDTPGFGDHINNENCWQPIMKFINDQYEKYLQEEININRKKQIPDTRVHCCIYFIPATGHSLRPLDIEFMKRLSKVVNIVPVIAKADTLTLEERDYFKQRIMADLLANGIDVYPQKEFDEDSEDRLVNEKFREMIPFAVVGSDQEYQVNGRRILGRKTKWGTIEVENTTHCEFAYLRDLLIRTHMQNIKDITSNIHFEAYRVKRLNEGQSSLSNGVADKELVANEM from the exons ATGACGGACGCTCCGCGGGATGCCGGCCCCAAGCAGGCGGCGCCGGCGCGGCCGGACAAGCCGGCTGCGGACTTCGGCTACGTGGGCATCGACGccatcctggagcagctgaggaggaaagCCATGAAACAGGGCTTCGAGTTCAACATCATGGTTGTGG GTCAGAGTGGCTTGGGGAAATCCACGTTAATCAACACCCTCTTCAAATCCAAGATCAGCCGGAAATCTGTACAGCCAGCTGCTGAGGAGAGGATCCCCAAGACCATTGAAATCAAATCCATCACTCACG AGATTGAGGAGAAGGGGGTTCGCATGAAGCTGACAGTCATCGACACGCCGGGCTTTGGGGACCACATCAACAACGAGAACTG ctggcagcccATCATGAAGTTCATCAACGACCAGTACGAGAAGTACCTGCAGGAGGAGATCAACATAAACAGGAAGAAGCAGATCCCTGACACGCGGGTGCActgctgtatttatttcatCCCAGCCACGGGCCACTC gCTCCGGCCGTTGGACATCGAGTTCATGAAGCGCCTGAGCAAAGTGGTCAACATCGTCCCGGTGATCGCCAAAGCCGACACGCTAACGCTGGAGGAGAGGGACTACTTCAAACAACGG ATAATGGCTGATCTCCTGGCCAACGGGATCGACGTGTACCCCCAGAAGGAGTTTGATGAGGACTCTGAAGATCGGCTGGTGAACGAGAAATTCCGG GAAATGATCCCATTTGCAGTGGTGGGCAGTGACCAGGAGTACCAGGTGAATGGAAGAAGAATCCTTGGGAGGAAGACCAAGTGGGGCACCATTGAAG TGGAGAACACAACACACTGTGAGTTCGCCTACCTGCGGGACCTCCTCATCAG gacaCACATGCAGAACATCAAGGATATTACCAGCAACATCCACTTTGAAGCCTACAGGGTGAAGAGGCTGAACGAGGGCCAGAGCTCTCTGTCCAACGGCGTGGCTGACAAGGAGCTGGTGGCCAACGAAATGTAA